Proteins encoded together in one Hevea brasiliensis isolate MT/VB/25A 57/8 chromosome 16, ASM3005281v1, whole genome shotgun sequence window:
- the LOC110631849 gene encoding probable calcium-binding protein CML13, whose translation MGKDLSEEQVSSMKEAFTLFDTDGDGKIAPSELGILMRSLGDNPTQAQLKTIIAEENLNAPFDFPRFLDLMAKHMKPEPFDRQLRDAFKVLDKDSTGFVSVVDLRHILTNIGEKLEPSEFDEWIREVDVGSDGKIRYEDFIARMVAK comes from the coding sequence ATGGGCAAGGATCTCAGCGAGGAACAGGTATCCTCAATGAAAGAAGCCTTTACGCTCTTCGACACCGACGGTGACGGCAAGATCGCCCCTTCTGAATTGGGGATCCTAATGCGCTCTCTCGGGGACAACCCCACCCAGGCCCAACTCAAGACCATTATCGCCGAGGAAAACCTAAACGCTCCTTTCGATTTTCCCAGATTCCTCGATCTCATGGCTAAGCACATGAAACCCGAGCCCTTCGATCGCCAGCTCAGAGACGCCTTCAAGGTGCTCGACAAGGACTCCACTGGGTTCGTTTCCGTTGTGGATCTGCGCCACATTTTGACTAATATTGGAGAGAAGCTCGAGCCATCCGAGTTCGATGAATGGATCCGGGAAGTAGATGTCGGTTCGGATGGGAAAATCCGCTATGAGGATTTCATTGCTAGGATGGTGGCCAAGTGA
- the LOC110631820 gene encoding uncharacterized protein LOC110631820: protein MKGVFSAPGDYVYFKSQVPLHKIPIGTKQWRYYDFGPKVVPPLICLPGIAGTADVYYKQIMSLSMKGYRVISVDIPRVWNHHEWVQAFEKFLDVIDVHHIHLYGTSLGGFLAQLFAQHRPRRVRSLILSNTFLDTRSFAAAMPWAPVVSWTPAFLLKRYVLTGIRDGPHEPFIADSVDFVVSQVETLSREDLASRLTLNVDAASVGSLLLSDSYITIMDTNDYCAIPQQLKDQLSERYPEARRAYLKTGGDFPFLSRPDEVNLHLQLHLRRVGVEARPDLVRGIPKDGTGGSHSEKEKKKEDPDDQPKDGGSSESRSGENQLAPASEISESHAEEKRLFSNAKGCLIAQEDISHLRESLRKQHITTTDILLQSTCESILPFLLASYVQSLYITTKLLSKTWATGVK, encoded by the exons CCTCTCCACAAGATCCCT ATTGGCACGAAGCAGTGGCGTTACTATGATTTTGGTCCTAAAGTGGTTCCGCCATTGATTTGCCTTCCTGGAATAGCAGGGACAGCTGATGTTTACTATAAACAAATTATGTCATTGTCCATGAAG GGTTATCGGGTGATTTCCGTTGATATTCCTCGTGTATGGAATCATCATGAGTGGGTTCAAGCATTTGAAAAATTCTTGGATGTCATTGATGTTCATCAT ATACATCTTTATGGCACATCTCTTGGTGGTTTCTTAGCACAACTTTTTGCACAGCATCGTCCAAGACGAGTGAGATCATTGATACTATCAAATACATTCTTGGACACACGCAGTTTTGCAGCTGCAATGCCATGGGCTCCTGT TGTCAGCTGGACCCCTGCATTTTTGCTGAAAAGGTATGTCTTAACTGGAATACGTGATGGTCCCCATGAACCATTTATTGCAGATTCTGTGGACTTTGTTGTTTCTCAG GTTGAAACACTTTCAAGAGAAGACTTGGCTTCCAGATTGACCTTGAACGTTGATGCTGCTTCGGTTGGATCTCTTCTACTTTCAGATTCATATATCACTATAATGGAT ACAAACGACTATTGTGCAATTCCTCAACAGCTCAAAGACCAATTGAGTGAAAGATATCCTGAAGCAAGGAGAGCTTACTTGAAGACAGGAGGCGATTTCCCATTTCTTTCTCGCCCGGATGAAGTCAACTTGCATCTTCAG CTACACCTGCGACGAGTTGGGGTTGAAGCTCGACCAGATTTGGTCCGCGGTATCCCTAAAGACGGCACTGGAGGGAGTCATAGTGAAAAGGAGAAAAAGAAAGAGGATCCAGATGATCAACCCAAAGATGGGGGAAGCTCCGAAAGTCGATCTGGAGAAAATCAGTTGGCTCCTGCATCAGAAATTTCAGAATCACACGCTGAAGAAAAGCGGCTCTTTAGTAATGCAAAAGGTTGTCTCATTGCTCAGGAAGATATTTCACATCTTCGTGAATCACTGAGGAAACAACACATCACAACCACTGATATCCTTCTGCAGTCGACTTGTGAGAGTATTCTTCCATTTTTGCTTGCCTCTTATGTGCAATCGCTGTACATTACAACCAAATTGTTGTCAAAAACTTGGGCAACTGGTGTAAAATAG
- the LOC110631821 gene encoding LOW QUALITY PROTEIN: 40S ribosomal protein S13 (The sequence of the model RefSeq protein was modified relative to this genomic sequence to represent the inferred CDS: substituted 1 base at 1 genomic stop codon) encodes MGSMHSRGKGISASALPYKRTPPSWLKTSPQDVEDNICKFAKKGLTPSQIGVILRDSHGIAQVKSVTGSKILRILKAHGLVPEIPEDVYHLIKKAVAIHXHLERNRKDKDSKFRLILVESRIHRLARYYKKTKKLPSVRKYESTTTASTLVA; translated from the exons ATGGGTAGCATGCACAGTCGTGG TAAGGGTATCTCTGCTTCTGCCCTTCCTTACAAGCGCACTCCTCCCAGCTGGCTCAAAACCTCCCCTCAAGAC GTTGAGGACAACATCTGCAAGTTCGCAAAGAAGGGCTTGACTCCTTCACAGATTGGCGTCATCCTTCGTGACTCTCACGGTATTGCACAGGTCAAGAGCGTAACTGGCAGCAAGATCCTTCGCATACTTAAAGCTCACG GGCTGGTTCCAGAGATTCCAGAGGATGTGTACCATTTGATCAAGAAGGCGGTTGCGATTCACTAGCATTTGGAGAGGAACAGGAAGGATAAGGATTCCAAGTTCAGGTTGATTCTCGTGGAAAGCAGGATTCATAGGCTTGCTCGCTACTACAAGAAGACTAAGAAGCTCCCCTCTGTTAGGAAATA CGAGTCAACAACTACAGCAAGCACTCTGGTGGCTTAG